From Terriglobia bacterium, one genomic window encodes:
- a CDS encoding histidine triad nucleotide-binding protein, translated as MSDCLFCKIITGKIPSKKVYEDDKVYVIEDIHPQAPTHVLILPKKHIEGVNTAKPEDAEIIGHCHLIAAEIARERGIEDGYRTVFNVGPKSGQSVFHLHLHLIGGRVMTWPPG; from the coding sequence ATGTCCGACTGCCTGTTCTGCAAGATCATCACGGGAAAGATCCCGTCGAAGAAGGTGTACGAAGACGACAAAGTGTACGTCATCGAAGACATCCACCCGCAAGCGCCGACGCACGTACTCATCCTCCCCAAGAAGCACATCGAGGGAGTGAACACAGCCAAGCCGGAGGACGCGGAAATCATCGGCCACTGCCATTTGATCGCCGCCGAGATCGCGCGGGAACGTGGCATCGAGGACGGCTACCGCACGGTGTTCAACGTGGGGCCGAAGTCCGGGCAGTCGGTGTTCCATCTGCACCTGCATCTGATCGGGGGACGGGTGATGACGTGGCCGCCGGGATAA
- a CDS encoding response regulator, protein MPAREDAATRIFAFVEDLFFLTKIQDTARKLNVKVEFVKTEKDILDRVEQNGQQVPSLVIFDLNNANAKPLATIPKLRAKLKKGTTSILGFVSHVQGDLKMKAQEAGCDAVMPRSAFSSNLPQILRRHGAHDDQEEQTQ, encoded by the coding sequence CTGCCCGCCCGCGAAGACGCCGCCACCCGTATCTTCGCCTTCGTCGAGGATCTCTTTTTCCTCACCAAGATCCAGGACACGGCCCGCAAGCTCAACGTCAAGGTCGAGTTCGTCAAGACCGAGAAGGATATCCTCGACCGCGTCGAGCAGAATGGGCAGCAGGTTCCATCCCTGGTGATCTTCGACTTGAACAACGCCAATGCCAAGCCGTTGGCCACCATCCCCAAGCTGCGCGCCAAGCTCAAGAAAGGTACGACCTCCATCCTGGGCTTCGTCTCCCACGTGCAGGGTGACCTGAAGATGAAGGCGCAGGAGGCCGGATGCGACGCGGTCATGCCGCGCTCCGCCTTTTCCTCGAATCTTCCCCAGATCCTCCGCCGCCACGGCGCGCACGACGACCAGGAAGAACAAACTCAGTAG
- a CDS encoding PEP-CTERM sorting domain-containing protein, with translation MRRLGLLAFLVLTVGLLAAPLASADTQTQLLFGATPYGFQQLILTVGEGKVVIDAYSTGWWDSTGSHQASNTNYAAGYCSASDCGLAYLVNDFFAFDLANLGGQHVSSAILNVGNPPVGGYVNPNPTALYSVFDVSTPNGTLTADGSGQVGIYGDLGGGILYGSYLSSAADNGSQILISLDAAAVAAINAAASGDNQFAIGGTLEFVPEQQVVPEPGSLMLLGSGLFGLAGVVRRRLSL, from the coding sequence ATGCGACGGCTTGGTCTCCTTGCTTTCTTGGTTCTCACGGTAGGTTTGTTGGCGGCCCCCTTAGCCTCGGCTGACACCCAGACACAGCTGCTCTTCGGTGCCACGCCGTATGGATTCCAGCAGTTGATTCTGACGGTCGGCGAAGGAAAGGTCGTCATCGATGCGTATTCCACCGGCTGGTGGGACAGCACCGGCTCTCACCAGGCCAGCAACACCAACTACGCCGCTGGCTATTGCAGCGCGAGCGACTGCGGCCTCGCGTACTTGGTGAACGATTTCTTTGCGTTTGATCTGGCCAATCTGGGCGGGCAGCACGTCAGCAGCGCGATCTTGAACGTGGGAAATCCTCCTGTGGGCGGCTACGTCAATCCGAACCCGACGGCACTCTACAGCGTGTTCGACGTCAGCACGCCGAACGGCACGCTGACCGCTGATGGCTCCGGCCAGGTTGGCATTTACGGCGATCTCGGTGGCGGGATCCTGTACGGGAGTTACCTGTCGTCGGCCGCCGATAATGGCAGTCAGATCCTGATTTCGCTGGACGCCGCCGCGGTAGCCGCCATCAATGCTGCCGCCAGCGGTGACAACCAGTTTGCGATCGGCGGGACCCTCGAGTTCGTCCCCGAGCAACAAGTTGTCCCCGAGCCGGGCAGCCTGATGCTCCTGGGAAGCGGCCTCTTCGGTCTGGCGGGCGTGGTTCGTCGCAGACTGTCGCTCTAA